The Catenuloplanes niger genome includes a window with the following:
- a CDS encoding MMPL family transporter, whose product MRTRSAVLIAVAVVLGWLAIAGVTGPYSGKLSEVSTTDNTAFLPADAEATRAADEAAAFTDRAAIPAIVVYERDSGITAEDRRRAAADRAELAGLDGVLGPLPDVDDSDDGKALQLVVPVDNARDVNEVITAVRAAVQSPDLTVHVAGPAGLRADLKEVFGSLDLTLLLVTAGVVLVILLVVYRSPVLWIIPLLAAAVSFGLAATAVYLLADNDVVKLDGQAQGILTVLVFGAGTDYALLLIARYREELGRFDRTVDALKAAWRGAAPAIVASAATVIAALLCLLFSGLNSNRALGPISAVGIAATLIVMLTFLPALLLLGGRWAFWPRRPVTGGTATESRLWTRVAGAVEKRPRVTWIGTALALAVCMLGLLQVGSTGLGQSDLFTAETDSVTGQEALARHFPGGSGSPTTIFVSAPALGAVQQAVQAVASVDSVRPVSESGAPAGPPKVVDGRVQLQATLADEPDSAAAEETVRQIRVAAHAVPGANAVVGGYTAVQLDTQDANERDRNVIIPLVLAVIAVILALLLRSLLAPVLLIATVVLSFGSTLGICALIFRYLFGFPGIDASIPLFAFVFLVALGIDYNIFLMSRVREESIAHGTRSGVLRGLIVTGGVITSAGVVLAATFSALAVVPLVILAELGTAVAVGVLLDTVVVRSLLVPALVHDLGDRVWWPSRLSRRAPGGPDDSAKKDGRLISV is encoded by the coding sequence ATGCGCACCCGAAGTGCCGTCCTGATCGCGGTCGCCGTGGTGCTCGGCTGGCTGGCGATCGCCGGGGTGACCGGGCCCTACTCCGGAAAGCTCAGCGAGGTCTCCACCACGGACAACACCGCGTTCCTGCCGGCCGACGCGGAGGCCACCCGGGCGGCGGACGAGGCCGCCGCCTTCACCGACCGGGCCGCGATCCCGGCCATCGTGGTCTACGAGCGGGACTCCGGCATCACCGCCGAGGACCGGCGGCGCGCCGCCGCGGACCGCGCGGAGCTGGCCGGCCTGGACGGCGTGCTCGGTCCGCTGCCGGACGTGGACGACAGCGACGACGGCAAGGCGCTGCAGCTCGTCGTGCCGGTGGACAACGCCCGGGACGTCAACGAGGTGATCACCGCGGTCCGGGCGGCCGTGCAGTCGCCGGACCTCACCGTCCACGTGGCCGGGCCGGCCGGGCTGCGCGCGGACCTCAAGGAGGTCTTCGGCTCGCTCGACCTGACGCTGCTGCTGGTCACCGCGGGCGTGGTCCTGGTGATCCTGCTGGTCGTCTACCGCAGCCCGGTGCTGTGGATCATCCCGCTGCTGGCCGCCGCGGTCTCGTTCGGGCTGGCCGCGACCGCGGTCTACCTGCTGGCCGACAACGACGTGGTGAAGCTGGACGGACAGGCGCAGGGCATCCTCACCGTGCTGGTCTTCGGCGCGGGCACGGACTACGCGCTGCTGCTGATCGCGCGCTACCGGGAGGAGCTCGGACGCTTCGACCGTACCGTCGACGCGTTGAAGGCCGCGTGGCGCGGCGCCGCGCCCGCGATCGTCGCGTCCGCCGCCACGGTGATCGCGGCCCTGCTCTGCCTGCTCTTCTCCGGCCTGAACTCGAATCGGGCGCTCGGCCCGATCTCCGCGGTCGGCATCGCCGCCACGCTGATCGTGATGCTCACGTTCCTGCCCGCGCTGCTGCTGCTCGGCGGCCGGTGGGCGTTCTGGCCGCGCCGCCCGGTGACCGGCGGCACCGCGACGGAGTCCCGGCTCTGGACCCGGGTGGCCGGCGCGGTCGAGAAGCGGCCGCGCGTCACCTGGATCGGCACCGCGCTCGCGCTCGCCGTCTGCATGCTCGGCCTGTTGCAGGTCGGCAGCACCGGCCTCGGCCAGTCCGACCTGTTCACCGCGGAGACCGACTCGGTGACCGGCCAGGAGGCGCTGGCCCGGCACTTCCCGGGCGGTTCCGGCTCGCCCACCACGATCTTCGTGTCCGCGCCCGCGCTCGGCGCCGTCCAGCAGGCCGTGCAGGCCGTCGCGTCGGTCGACAGCGTGCGCCCGGTCAGCGAGAGCGGCGCGCCGGCCGGCCCGCCCAAGGTCGTCGACGGGCGGGTGCAGTTGCAGGCCACGCTCGCGGACGAGCCGGACAGCGCCGCGGCCGAGGAGACCGTGCGGCAGATCCGGGTGGCCGCGCACGCGGTGCCGGGCGCGAACGCGGTGGTCGGCGGCTACACCGCGGTGCAGCTGGACACGCAGGACGCGAACGAGCGGGACCGCAACGTGATCATCCCGCTGGTGCTGGCCGTGATCGCGGTGATCCTCGCGCTGCTGCTGCGCTCACTGCTGGCGCCGGTGCTGCTGATCGCGACCGTGGTGCTGTCCTTCGGCTCCACGCTCGGCATCTGCGCGCTGATCTTCCGTTACCTGTTCGGCTTCCCCGGCATCGACGCGTCCATCCCGCTGTTCGCGTTCGTGTTCCTGGTGGCGCTCGGCATCGACTACAACATCTTCCTGATGAGCCGGGTCCGCGAGGAGTCGATCGCGCACGGCACCCGGTCCGGCGTGCTGCGCGGGCTGATCGTCACCGGCGGCGTGATCACCTCGGCCGGCGTGGTGCTGGCCGCCACGTTCTCCGCGCTCGCGGTCGTACCGCTGGTCATCCTCGCCGAACTCGGCACCGCGGTCGCGGTCGGCGTGCTGCTGGACACCGTCGTGGTCCGGTCGCTGCTGGTGCCCGCGCTGGTGCACGACCTCGGCGACCGGGTGTGGTGGCCGAGCCGGCTGTCCCGGCGCGCACCGGGCGGCCCGGATGATTCGGCGAAGAAGGACGGCCGGTTGATCTCCGTTTAG
- a CDS encoding WXG100 family type VII secretion target — translation MGRNWGEESWENIVNQVVIDGRPGDLRTAALGWEAVLRNLNTVKTSLDQNVTELGTVWKGDAYEAFKKHIEGISKKIQHVADEANGGGQGGVVTSLNKAADDLHAAQEKIPVPIAMQPEVMQARDAHLAIPIGSFENAIKIDIAGAAGVYRDIGNFFTAGYAQKAWTAVQDALTNGSDEAREHWETLNGQVADTAAATPTGTPVAGSSSRNPLTEIPLDGAGPGGGVGGVSGGGGMGGGAPKMGAGAPSGIGGFDPTGGSPIDTNTGFTPYTPPINDGTGGFDPEVGTGYTPGTGSDFNPSKPVGTGLAGAGGGLGAGGLGPSGLGSGGLGTGGLGAGGGLGSAGGLGAGGAGGIPGGGALGKPVNGAALAGMGMAGMGGMGAGAGAGAKGAGKGGAGKGGKPMLSGGVAPGTGGAGKGGAGRAGMAGMAGMGGGPGAGFGNDEERSTWLQEDEDVWGGGDAAPGVLR, via the coding sequence ATGGGACGGAATTGGGGCGAGGAGTCCTGGGAGAACATCGTCAACCAGGTCGTGATCGACGGCCGGCCCGGTGACCTCCGGACCGCGGCGCTCGGCTGGGAGGCGGTGCTGCGCAACCTGAACACGGTGAAGACGAGCCTGGACCAGAACGTCACGGAGCTGGGCACCGTGTGGAAGGGCGACGCGTACGAGGCCTTCAAGAAGCACATCGAAGGCATCTCGAAGAAGATCCAGCATGTCGCGGACGAGGCGAACGGAGGCGGCCAGGGCGGCGTCGTCACCAGCCTCAACAAGGCGGCGGACGATCTGCACGCCGCGCAGGAGAAGATCCCGGTCCCGATCGCCATGCAGCCGGAGGTCATGCAGGCGCGCGACGCGCACCTGGCGATCCCGATCGGCTCGTTCGAGAACGCGATCAAGATCGATATCGCCGGTGCGGCCGGGGTCTACCGGGACATCGGCAACTTCTTCACCGCCGGGTACGCGCAGAAGGCCTGGACCGCGGTGCAGGACGCGCTCACCAACGGCAGCGACGAGGCCCGGGAGCACTGGGAGACGTTGAACGGCCAGGTCGCCGACACGGCCGCCGCGACGCCGACCGGGACGCCCGTCGCGGGCTCCTCGTCGAGGAACCCGCTGACTGAGATCCCGCTCGACGGCGCCGGCCCCGGTGGTGGCGTCGGTGGCGTCTCCGGTGGCGGTGGGATGGGCGGTGGCGCTCCGAAGATGGGCGCCGGCGCGCCGTCCGGCATCGGCGGCTTCGACCCCACCGGGGGCAGCCCGATCGACACGAACACCGGCTTCACCCCCTACACGCCGCCGATCAACGACGGCACCGGCGGTTTCGATCCGGAGGTCGGTACCGGCTACACGCCCGGCACCGGCTCCGACTTCAACCCGAGCAAGCCGGTCGGCACCGGTCTGGCCGGTGCGGGCGGCGGTCTCGGTGCCGGCGGACTGGGCCCGAGCGGCCTCGGTTCCGGCGGCCTCGGCACCGGCGGTCTCGGTGCCGGCGGCGGCCTCGGCTCGGCCGGTGGTCTCGGCGCGGGCGGTGCCGGCGGCATCCCCGGCGGCGGCGCGCTCGGCAAGCCGGTCAACGGCGCCGCGCTGGCCGGCATGGGCATGGCCGGGATGGGTGGCATGGGCGCCGGTGCCGGCGCCGGCGCGAAGGGTGCGGGCAAGGGCGGTGCCGGCAAGGGCGGCAAGCCGATGCTCTCCGGTGGCGTGGCCCCGGGCACCGGCGGTGCGGGCAAGGGCGGCGCCGGTCGCGCGGGCATGGCCGGGATGGCCGGCATGGGCGGTGGTCCCGGTGCCGGGTTCGGCAACGACGAGGAGCGCAGCACCTGGCTCCAGGAGGACGAGGACGTGTGGGGCGGCGGCGACGCGGCCCCGGGCGTGCTGCGCTGA
- a CDS encoding S8 family serine peptidase — protein MRPTRARRRTGGVIRFTAAALAAMLAGGGALFVAPSAASAAPTIAERQKWYFDLLKIPEAQRISTGEGVVVGVVDSGVDASHPDLQGKVLPGKGVGSEAADGRSDTVDGHGTGVAGVIAGNGGGPNRVTGIAPGVKILPYSRGKDGAQEIGADGIRWAVDNGAKVINLSWGVDIEPPQVTKDAIEYALSKDVVIVAAAGNRSDGDTKVISPARIRGVIGVTGIANDGAFWGAQSVQGRGAVLAAPAQDIVNPLPLALSDSGYGLGGGTSSAAAIVSGVAAMVRAEFPELDAANVIERLIRTADDKGSQGWDEQYGDGIVNPVAALTEDVPTVDRNPLLPDEDETGATEAAPAPGDGDAGGLGGNTVALIAGGVCLLVVILVVVLIAASSSRNKRRPGPPVPVGAPGPYPHQPGPYPQQGGYPPPAPGYPPQQGYPQGPPQQYPPAPGPQYPPGPQYPPGPQYPPPGPPHGG, from the coding sequence GTGAGGCCCACCAGAGCCCGGCGCCGTACCGGCGGGGTGATCCGGTTCACGGCGGCCGCGCTGGCCGCGATGCTGGCCGGCGGCGGCGCGTTGTTCGTGGCGCCGTCCGCCGCGAGCGCGGCGCCGACGATCGCGGAGCGGCAGAAGTGGTACTTCGATCTGCTCAAGATTCCTGAGGCGCAGCGGATCAGCACGGGCGAGGGCGTCGTGGTCGGTGTCGTCGACTCCGGCGTCGACGCCTCGCACCCGGATCTGCAGGGCAAGGTGCTTCCCGGTAAGGGTGTCGGCAGTGAGGCGGCCGACGGGCGCTCGGATACGGTCGACGGGCACGGTACCGGTGTGGCCGGTGTCATCGCCGGTAACGGTGGCGGCCCGAACAGGGTGACCGGGATCGCGCCGGGCGTGAAGATCCTGCCGTACTCCAGGGGCAAGGACGGTGCGCAGGAGATCGGCGCGGACGGCATCCGCTGGGCGGTCGACAACGGCGCCAAGGTCATAAACCTGTCCTGGGGCGTGGACATCGAACCGCCGCAGGTCACGAAGGACGCGATCGAATACGCGCTCAGCAAGGACGTGGTGATCGTCGCCGCAGCCGGGAACCGGTCGGACGGCGACACGAAGGTCATCTCGCCGGCGCGTATCCGGGGCGTGATCGGCGTGACCGGGATCGCGAACGACGGAGCCTTCTGGGGCGCCCAGTCGGTGCAGGGCCGGGGTGCCGTTCTTGCCGCGCCGGCACAGGACATCGTGAACCCGCTGCCGCTCGCGCTGTCGGACAGCGGATACGGCCTCGGCGGCGGTACCAGTTCCGCCGCGGCGATCGTGTCCGGCGTAGCGGCCATGGTCCGGGCCGAGTTCCCGGAGCTGGACGCGGCGAACGTGATCGAGCGGCTGATCAGGACCGCGGACGACAAGGGCTCACAGGGATGGGACGAGCAGTACGGCGACGGCATCGTCAACCCGGTCGCGGCACTGACCGAGGACGTTCCCACGGTGGACCGCAACCCGCTGCTGCCGGACGAGGACGAGACCGGCGCCACCGAGGCCGCACCGGCGCCGGGGGACGGTGACGCCGGCGGCCTCGGCGGCAACACGGTCGCACTGATCGCCGGTGGCGTCTGCCTGCTCGTGGTGATCCTGGTGGTCGTGCTGATCGCCGCGTCCTCGTCGCGTAACAAGCGCCGGCCCGGTCCGCCCGTGCCGGTCGGTGCGCCGGGACCGTACCCGCACCAGCCGGGGCCGTACCCCCAACAGGGTGGCTATCCGCCGCCCGCACCGGGTTACCCGCCGCAGCAGGGCTATCCGCAAGGCCCGCCGCAGCAGTACCCGCCGGCGCCCGGCCCGCAGTACCCGCCGGGCCCGCAGTACCCACCGGGCCCGCAGTACCCGCCGCCCGGTCCGCCGCACGGCGGCTGA
- a CDS encoding ADP-ribosylglycohydrolase family protein, translating to MSAYRSRVRGCLLGGAVGDALGNPVEFERDPAVSDLQLSRDGLALITDDTQMTLFTVEGLLRSAGGDVPKSVYEAHLRWYDTQRLPGPPEHADGLAAQPFLYAQRAPGNACLGGLALGRMGTFAQPANPNSKGCGSVMRSAPFGLFPSVSAADAFALAAECAVHTHGHPTGYLAAGTFAAIVRHLLDGDDVRTATERAITLLTGYDAHGETLTALRRTLDTPYAPGNTGIERIGLGWIAEEALAMAVYAALVFEEPGRVRDALLVAVNHAGDSDSTGAICGNLLGARHGEEALPAAWVARLEGLDTITATADDLVEAAA from the coding sequence ATGAGCGCCTACCGGTCCCGGGTCCGCGGTTGTCTGCTCGGCGGCGCGGTCGGTGACGCGCTCGGCAACCCGGTCGAATTCGAGCGCGATCCCGCGGTCAGCGATCTCCAGCTGTCCCGGGACGGCCTCGCGCTGATCACCGACGACACCCAGATGACGCTGTTCACCGTCGAGGGCCTGCTCCGCTCCGCCGGCGGCGACGTGCCGAAGTCGGTCTACGAGGCCCACCTCCGCTGGTACGACACGCAGCGCCTCCCCGGCCCGCCGGAGCACGCGGACGGGCTCGCCGCGCAGCCGTTCCTCTACGCGCAGCGGGCCCCCGGCAACGCCTGCCTCGGTGGGCTCGCACTCGGCCGGATGGGCACGTTCGCACAGCCGGCGAACCCGAACTCCAAGGGCTGCGGTTCCGTCATGCGCTCCGCGCCGTTCGGCCTGTTCCCCTCGGTGAGCGCGGCCGACGCGTTCGCGCTGGCCGCGGAGTGCGCCGTGCACACGCACGGCCACCCGACCGGCTACCTGGCCGCCGGCACGTTCGCCGCGATCGTCCGCCACCTGCTGGACGGTGACGACGTCCGGACCGCCACCGAGCGCGCGATCACGCTGCTGACCGGCTACGACGCGCACGGGGAGACGCTGACCGCGCTGCGCCGGACCCTGGACACGCCGTACGCTCCGGGTAACACCGGCATCGAGCGGATCGGGCTCGGCTGGATCGCGGAGGAGGCGCTGGCCATGGCCGTCTACGCCGCGCTCGTGTTCGAGGAGCCGGGCCGCGTCCGGGACGCGCTGCTCGTCGCGGTCAACCACGCCGGTGACAGCGACTCCACCGGCGCGATCTGCGGCAACCTGCTCGGCGCCCGGCACGGCGAGGAGGCACTGCCCGCGGCCTGGGTCGCCCGCCTGGAGGGCCTGGACACGATCACCGCGACCGCCGACGACCTGGTGGAGGCCGCCGCATGA
- a CDS encoding D-arabinono-1,4-lactone oxidase, giving the protein MTLTNWAGNVTFGAARLHTPGTVDELREAVAASTRLRPLGTGHSFNLIADTDGDLVSVASLPTAVHIDSVAGEVTASAGVRYGELASRLHAAGYALHNMASLPHISVAGAVATGTHGSGVTSPGLGAAVTGLRLVTADGELLDLRRDDPRLAGAVVNLGALGVVVDVTLRIRPTFDIAQYVYERLPWSHLATGWAEIMSAGYSVSLFTDWTGPVINQIWVKRDPSEPAPPTRWHGATLATAPLHPVPGMSAVNCTEQGGVPGPWHERLPHFRLDFTPSSGAELQTEYLLPATHALEALEAVDAIRDRIAPVLQISEVRTIAADDLWLSPSHGHDSVAIHFTWHPDAEAVAPVVTALEERLAPFGARPHWGKVFSTDPAALRARYPRFDDFLALRADLDPSGKLLNPMLSRYFDL; this is encoded by the coding sequence ATGACGCTCACGAACTGGGCCGGGAACGTCACGTTCGGCGCGGCCCGGCTGCACACGCCCGGCACGGTCGACGAGTTGCGCGAGGCCGTGGCCGCGAGCACCCGGCTGCGCCCGCTCGGCACCGGCCACTCGTTCAACCTGATCGCGGACACCGACGGTGACCTGGTCTCCGTGGCGTCGCTGCCGACCGCCGTGCACATCGACTCGGTGGCCGGCGAGGTGACCGCGAGCGCGGGCGTCCGCTACGGCGAGCTCGCCTCGCGCCTGCACGCGGCCGGGTACGCGCTGCACAACATGGCCTCGCTGCCGCACATCTCGGTGGCCGGCGCGGTCGCCACCGGCACGCACGGCTCCGGCGTCACCAGTCCCGGCCTCGGCGCCGCCGTCACCGGCCTGCGCCTGGTCACCGCGGACGGTGAGCTTCTCGACCTGCGCCGCGACGACCCGCGCCTGGCCGGTGCGGTGGTCAACCTCGGCGCGCTCGGCGTCGTCGTCGACGTCACGCTGCGCATCCGTCCCACGTTCGACATCGCGCAGTACGTCTACGAGCGTCTGCCCTGGTCACACCTTGCCACCGGCTGGGCGGAGATCATGAGCGCGGGCTACTCGGTCAGCCTGTTCACCGACTGGACCGGACCGGTGATCAACCAGATCTGGGTCAAGCGCGACCCGTCGGAGCCCGCGCCGCCCACGCGCTGGCACGGCGCCACGCTCGCCACCGCGCCGCTGCACCCGGTTCCCGGCATGTCCGCGGTCAACTGCACCGAGCAGGGCGGCGTCCCCGGCCCCTGGCACGAACGCCTGCCCCACTTCCGCCTCGACTTCACCCCGAGCAGCGGCGCCGAGCTGCAGACCGAGTACCTCCTGCCGGCCACGCACGCGCTCGAGGCGCTGGAGGCGGTCGACGCGATCCGGGACCGGATCGCGCCGGTCCTGCAGATCTCCGAGGTCCGCACGATCGCCGCCGACGATCTCTGGCTCAGCCCGAGTCACGGCCACGACAGCGTCGCGATCCACTTCACCTGGCACCCGGACGCCGAAGCGGTCGCCCCGGTGGTCACCGCGCTGGAGGAGCGGCTCGCGCCGTTCGGTGCCCGCCCGCACTGGGGCAAGGTCTTCTCCACCGACCCGGCCGCGCTCCGCGCGCGGTACCCCCGCTTCGACGACTTCCTCGCGCTGCGCGCCGACCTCGACCCGTCCGGCAAGCTGCTCAATCCCATGCTCAGCCGCTATTTCGATCTTTAG
- a CDS encoding WXG100 family type VII secretion target codes for MPDKYGVQTWEQMVTQVVVHGRPADIRAAAAAWEIALYGLNSVKTSLDRNVTDLGATWKGEAYEAFRTHIESISENIRTVYDEANSLNTVVGTLNESAARLEAAQAEIPIPAGMEDEVAAARNEDQGIPDGVFETAAVGLLGLPLGPIGVVAATGAGALLSATGAFDALSDWLNDRTDEARAIWNRVNFEIEGQVAVTPGGTAVDNAKRNPVAQLPVLDVSGPGGGISALSGGGGVAGATPALSAEPTEIGSVAPPGTGTFDPATAGAPSAGTAGAAPALGSGTAGFDPDAVAPGTASFDPAALGTGSLNPGSLGAQPPTGTGLAGAGGGLGAGGLGAGGLGAGGLGAGGLGAGGLGAGGLGAGGLGTGALGAGGIGSPGGSAAGAGGLGGALVGGGALGKPVSPAQAGIPGVGALGAGPLGAAAGRNAGRGGGAGAAGKPTLPGNVAGAAAGGRPGALGPAGIGGVGAAGQGAGFDDDSEHTTWLTEDDDVWGGNETAAPGVLR; via the coding sequence ATGCCTGACAAGTACGGGGTCCAGACCTGGGAGCAGATGGTCACGCAGGTCGTCGTGCACGGACGGCCGGCGGACATCCGCGCCGCGGCGGCGGCCTGGGAGATCGCGCTGTACGGCCTGAACAGCGTGAAGACCAGCCTGGACCGGAACGTCACGGACCTGGGCGCCACCTGGAAGGGCGAGGCGTACGAGGCCTTCAGAACCCACATCGAGAGCATCTCCGAGAACATCCGGACCGTCTACGACGAGGCGAACAGCCTGAACACCGTCGTCGGCACGCTGAACGAGTCGGCCGCCCGGCTCGAGGCGGCACAGGCCGAGATCCCGATCCCGGCCGGGATGGAGGACGAGGTCGCGGCGGCCCGCAACGAGGACCAGGGAATCCCGGACGGTGTCTTCGAGACGGCGGCGGTGGGGTTGCTCGGCCTGCCGCTCGGCCCGATCGGCGTCGTCGCGGCGACCGGTGCCGGTGCGCTGCTCTCCGCCACCGGCGCCTTCGACGCGCTCAGCGACTGGCTGAACGACCGGACCGACGAGGCGCGGGCGATCTGGAACCGGGTCAACTTCGAGATCGAGGGCCAGGTCGCGGTCACCCCCGGTGGAACCGCGGTCGACAACGCCAAGAGAAACCCCGTCGCCCAACTCCCCGTTCTCGATGTCAGCGGACCCGGTGGTGGTATCAGTGCGCTGTCGGGCGGTGGTGGCGTCGCCGGTGCCACTCCGGCGCTGAGCGCCGAGCCGACGGAGATCGGCAGCGTCGCGCCACCCGGCACCGGCACGTTCGACCCCGCGACGGCCGGGGCACCCTCGGCCGGGACGGCCGGTGCGGCGCCGGCGCTCGGCTCCGGTACCGCCGGATTCGATCCGGACGCGGTCGCGCCGGGCACGGCCTCGTTCGACCCGGCCGCGCTCGGCACCGGCTCGCTCAACCCCGGCTCGCTCGGCGCGCAGCCGCCCACCGGCACCGGGCTGGCCGGTGCGGGCGGTGGTCTGGGTGCGGGCGGTCTGGGTGCGGGCGGTCTGGGTGCGGGCGGTCTGGGTGCGGGCGGTCTGGGTGCGGGCGGTCTGGGTGCGGGCGGTCTGGGCGCCGGCGGTCTCGGCACCGGGGCTCTCGGCGCCGGCGGCATCGGCTCGCCCGGCGGCTCCGCGGCGGGCGCCGGTGGTCTGGGCGGCGCCCTGGTCGGCGGCGGGGCACTCGGCAAGCCGGTCTCCCCGGCGCAGGCGGGCATTCCCGGCGTCGGCGCGCTCGGCGCCGGTCCGCTCGGCGCCGCCGCGGGCCGGAACGCGGGCCGGGGCGGGGGCGCCGGCGCGGCCGGTAAGCCGACCCTGCCGGGCAACGTCGCCGGAGCCGCCGCCGGCGGTCGCCCGGGCGCGCTCGGCCCGGCCGGTATCGGCGGTGTGGGCGCCGCCGGTCAGGGCGCCGGCTTCGACGACGACTCGGAGCACACCACCTGGCTGACCGAGGACGACGACGTCTGGGGCGGCAACGAGACGGCGGCCCCCGGCGTCCTGCGCTGA
- a CDS encoding ABC transporter permease yields MLTALALPRLTASGGRVLAVAGRNVVALRSVGWLVFVSGAIEPFLYLFSIGVGVGALIGDMPLPDGTVVSYAAFVAPAMLAASAMTGALTETTFNFFGKMKFWKLYDSVLATPVGPMEIAFGELCWAMARGAVYAASFLAVMIAMDLTSPLRALLALPATVLIGFSFGAVGMLTATLMRGWQDFDLIGTIQFALFLFSGTFVPATAYPAALRWLIEATPLYRAVDLIRALTAGSTGWLQALDVAYLLTLLALCLWAASRRMSRRLRR; encoded by the coding sequence GTGCTCACCGCGCTCGCGCTGCCCCGCCTCACCGCCTCCGGCGGCCGCGTCCTGGCCGTCGCCGGCCGCAACGTCGTCGCGCTGCGCAGCGTCGGCTGGCTGGTGTTCGTCTCCGGTGCGATCGAGCCGTTCCTCTACCTGTTCTCGATCGGCGTCGGCGTCGGCGCGCTGATCGGCGACATGCCGCTGCCGGACGGCACGGTGGTCAGCTACGCCGCGTTCGTGGCGCCCGCGATGCTCGCCGCGTCCGCGATGACCGGCGCGCTCACCGAGACCACGTTCAACTTCTTCGGCAAGATGAAGTTCTGGAAGCTGTACGACAGCGTCCTCGCCACCCCGGTCGGCCCGATGGAGATCGCGTTCGGCGAGCTGTGCTGGGCGATGGCCCGCGGCGCCGTCTACGCCGCGTCCTTCCTCGCCGTCATGATCGCCATGGACCTCACCAGTCCGCTCCGTGCCCTGCTCGCGCTGCCCGCCACCGTGCTGATCGGCTTCTCGTTCGGCGCCGTCGGCATGCTGACCGCCACGCTGATGCGCGGCTGGCAGGACTTCGACCTGATCGGCACCATCCAGTTCGCCCTCTTCCTCTTCTCCGGCACGTTCGTCCCGGCCACCGCCTACCCGGCCGCGCTCCGCTGGCTGATCGAGGCCACCCCGCTCTACCGCGCGGTCGACCTGATCCGCGCCCTGACCGCCGGCAGCACCGGCTGGCTCCAGGCCCTCGACGTCGCCTACCTGCTCACGCTCCTCGCGCTCTGCCTCTGGGCCGCCTCCCGCCGCATGAGCCGCCGCCTGCGCCGATAG
- a CDS encoding ABC transporter permease encodes MVAALEFHLAEFARNWRGSVFGSFVIPLLTMLGFGVGVGGYVQGGVDGVPYLEFLVPGLLASTALQIALGESTWPVLAHMEWMKTYSAQAATPLRPVEVLGGHLLFALLRVTAGVTAFLLVAVAFGALPSAWALACLPIGVLLGLAVAAPVFAYSVSVPGEVWLSVLMRFAVVPMTLFAGVFFPVEAMPVALRWLAYATPLWHAADLCRAATLGRAPDWSLTGHLLYLALWAGAGIALAAHRFHRRLGV; translated from the coding sequence ATGGTCGCCGCTCTCGAGTTCCACCTGGCCGAGTTCGCGCGCAACTGGCGCGGCTCGGTCTTCGGCTCGTTCGTCATCCCGCTGCTCACCATGCTCGGCTTCGGGGTCGGCGTCGGCGGCTACGTGCAGGGCGGCGTCGACGGCGTGCCCTACCTGGAGTTTCTGGTCCCCGGCCTGCTCGCGTCGACCGCGCTGCAGATCGCGCTCGGCGAGTCCACCTGGCCGGTGCTCGCCCACATGGAGTGGATGAAGACCTACTCCGCGCAGGCCGCCACGCCGCTGCGCCCGGTCGAGGTGCTCGGCGGCCACCTGCTCTTCGCGCTGCTCCGGGTGACCGCCGGCGTCACCGCGTTCCTGCTGGTCGCGGTCGCCTTCGGCGCGCTGCCGTCGGCGTGGGCGCTGGCCTGCCTGCCGATCGGCGTGCTGCTCGGGCTCGCGGTCGCCGCGCCCGTCTTCGCCTACAGCGTCTCCGTCCCCGGCGAGGTGTGGCTGAGCGTGCTGATGCGGTTCGCGGTCGTCCCGATGACGCTGTTCGCCGGCGTGTTCTTCCCGGTCGAGGCGATGCCGGTCGCGCTGCGCTGGCTGGCGTACGCGACGCCCCTCTGGCACGCCGCCGACCTCTGCCGGGCCGCCACGCTCGGCCGCGCGCCCGACTGGTCGCTCACCGGCCACCTGCTCTACCTGGCGCTCTGGGCCGGCGCCGGCATCGCGCTGGCCGCACACCGTTTTCACCGGCGGCTGGGGGTCTGA